One window of Klebsiella quasivariicola genomic DNA carries:
- the grxC gene encoding glutaredoxin 3, with protein MANIEIYTKATCPFCIRAKALLNSKGVTFHELPIDGDAAKREEMIQRSGRTTVPQIFIDAQHIGGCDDLYALDSRGGLDPLLR; from the coding sequence ATGGCCAATATTGAGATCTACACCAAAGCGACCTGCCCGTTTTGCATCCGCGCGAAAGCGCTGCTGAACAGCAAAGGCGTAACGTTCCATGAGTTGCCGATCGATGGCGATGCCGCAAAGCGTGAGGAGATGATCCAGCGCAGCGGACGGACGACGGTTCCGCAGATTTTTATTGATGCGCAGCACATTGGCGGCTGTGACGACTTGTATGCGCTTGATTCACGTGGTGGACTTGATCCCCTCTTGCGCTAA
- the cysE gene encoding serine O-acetyltransferase, whose amino-acid sequence MPCEELDIVWNNIKAEARALADCEPMLASFYHATLLKHENLGSALSYMLANKLASPIMPAIAIREVVEEAYAADPEMIASAACDIQAVRTRDPAVDKYSTPLLYLKGFHALQAYRIGHWLWTQGRRALAIFLQNQVSVSFQVDIHPAAKIGRGIMLDHATGIVVGETAVIEDDVSILQSVTLGGTGKTSGDRHPKIREGVMIGAGAKILGNIEVGRGAKIGAGSVVLQPVPPHTTAAGVPARIVGKPESDKPAMDMDQHFNGIHHTFEYGDGI is encoded by the coding sequence ATGCCGTGTGAAGAACTGGATATCGTCTGGAATAATATTAAAGCCGAAGCCCGGGCTCTGGCTGACTGTGAGCCGATGCTCGCCAGTTTTTACCACGCAACGCTACTCAAGCATGAAAATCTGGGCAGTGCGCTGAGCTATATGCTGGCCAACAAGCTGGCTTCCCCAATTATGCCGGCCATCGCCATTCGTGAAGTAGTGGAAGAGGCCTACGCCGCCGATCCGGAAATGATCGCCTCCGCCGCCTGCGATATTCAGGCGGTGCGTACGCGTGACCCGGCGGTGGATAAATACTCCACGCCGCTGCTCTACCTGAAGGGTTTCCATGCGCTGCAGGCGTATCGTATCGGCCACTGGCTGTGGACTCAGGGCCGGCGTGCGCTGGCGATTTTCCTGCAAAATCAGGTCTCCGTCTCCTTCCAGGTGGATATTCACCCGGCGGCGAAAATCGGCCGCGGGATCATGCTCGACCACGCCACCGGCATTGTGGTCGGTGAAACGGCGGTGATTGAAGATGATGTCTCTATTCTGCAGTCGGTCACTCTCGGTGGGACCGGTAAAACCAGCGGCGACCGTCACCCGAAAATTCGCGAAGGCGTGATGATTGGCGCCGGGGCGAAGATCCTCGGCAATATTGAAGTCGGGCGCGGGGCGAAGATAGGCGCCGGTTCGGTGGTATTGCAGCCGGTGCCGCCGCACACCACCGCCGCAGGCGTACCGGCGCGCATCGTCGGCAAGCCGGAGAGCGACAAGCCGGCGATGGATATGGATCAGCATTTCAACGGCATCCACCATACCTTCGAGTACGGCGACGGGATTTGA
- the kbl gene encoding glycine C-acetyltransferase encodes MRGDFYKQLTSNLETARAEGLFKEERIITSAQQADITVGDSHVINFCANNYLGLANHPELIAAAKSGMDSHGFGMASVRFICGTQDTHKQLEKKLADFLGMEDAILYSSCFDANGGLFETLLGPEDAIISDALNHASIIDGVRLCKAKRFRYANNDMQELEARLKEAREAGARHVLIATDGVFSMDGVIANLKGVCDLADKYDALVMVDDSHAVGFVGENGRGSHEYCDVMGRVDIITGTLGKALGGASGGYTAARKEVVEWLRQRSRPYLFSNSLAPAIVAASIKVLEMVEEGADLRDRLWANARLFREKMTAAGFTLAGADHAIIPVMLGEAVVAQNFARELQKEGIYVTGFFYPVVPKGQARIRTQMSAAHTPEQIERAVEAFTRIGKQLGVIA; translated from the coding sequence ATGCGTGGTGATTTCTACAAACAGTTAACTAGCAATCTGGAGACCGCTCGGGCCGAAGGTTTGTTTAAAGAAGAGCGCATCATCACCTCGGCGCAGCAGGCGGATATTACCGTCGGCGACAGCCACGTGATTAACTTCTGCGCCAATAACTATCTGGGCCTGGCGAACCACCCGGAACTGATTGCCGCGGCGAAATCCGGCATGGACAGCCACGGTTTCGGGATGGCCTCCGTCCGCTTTATCTGCGGCACTCAGGATACGCACAAGCAGCTGGAGAAGAAGCTGGCCGATTTCCTCGGTATGGAAGACGCGATCCTCTACTCCTCCTGTTTCGACGCCAACGGCGGCCTGTTTGAAACCCTGCTTGGGCCGGAGGATGCCATTATCTCCGACGCCCTGAACCATGCTTCGATCATCGACGGCGTGCGCCTGTGTAAAGCGAAGCGCTTCCGCTATGCCAACAACGACATGCAGGAGCTGGAAGCGCGTCTGAAAGAAGCCCGCGAAGCCGGCGCGCGCCACGTGCTGATTGCTACCGATGGCGTCTTCTCCATGGACGGCGTGATCGCCAACCTGAAAGGCGTGTGTGATCTGGCGGACAAATACGATGCGCTGGTAATGGTCGATGACTCCCACGCCGTCGGCTTCGTCGGCGAAAACGGCCGCGGCTCCCACGAATACTGCGACGTGATGGGGCGCGTCGACATCATCACCGGCACCCTCGGTAAAGCGCTGGGCGGCGCCTCTGGCGGCTACACCGCCGCGCGCAAAGAGGTGGTCGAGTGGCTGCGTCAGCGCTCCCGCCCGTATCTCTTCTCCAACTCTCTGGCGCCGGCCATCGTGGCCGCCTCCATCAAAGTGCTGGAGATGGTCGAAGAGGGGGCAGACCTGCGCGATCGCCTGTGGGCTAACGCGCGTCTGTTCCGCGAAAAAATGACCGCGGCAGGCTTCACGCTGGCGGGCGCCGACCATGCCATCATTCCGGTGATGCTGGGTGAAGCGGTGGTGGCGCAGAACTTTGCCCGCGAGCTGCAAAAAGAAGGGATTTATGTCACCGGCTTCTTCTATCCGGTGGTACCGAAAGGCCAGGCGCGTATTCGCACCCAAATGTCGGCGGCGCATACCCCTGAACAAATTGAGCGTGCGGTGGAAGCCTTTACCCGCATCGGCAAACAACTGGGCGTCATCGCCTAA
- a CDS encoding divergent polysaccharide deacetylase family protein, with protein sequence MLQFRAIALAVAGSLALAAPAFAGKLSIVIDDFGYRPQTENQVLALPSTISVAVLPNAPHAREMATKAHNLGHEVLIHLPMAPLSKQPLEKDTLRPEMSSEEIERIIREAYGKVPYAVGLNNHMGSAMTSNLFGMQKVMQALERYNLYFLDSVTIGNTQAMRAAQGTGVKVIKRKVFLDDTQNEADIRNQFNRAVALARRNGSAIAIGHPHPTTVRVLQQMVYNLPSDITLVRPSSLLNEPQVDNSTPNYAQPPAQQTLPVQRKPRNPFHGVKYCKPKHPLEPVNASRFFTILSDSISQSALVQYYRLKWQGWDNPGN encoded by the coding sequence TTGCTTCAATTTCGCGCAATTGCTCTTGCCGTAGCCGGTTCGCTGGCTCTGGCGGCGCCAGCGTTCGCTGGCAAACTCTCCATCGTTATTGACGATTTCGGCTACCGCCCGCAAACCGAGAATCAGGTACTGGCGCTGCCATCCACTATCTCCGTCGCCGTGCTGCCGAACGCGCCGCACGCCCGGGAAATGGCCACTAAAGCGCATAATCTGGGCCATGAAGTGCTCATTCATCTGCCGATGGCGCCACTCAGCAAACAGCCGCTGGAAAAAGACACCCTGCGTCCTGAGATGAGCAGCGAGGAGATCGAGCGCATCATTCGCGAGGCCTACGGCAAAGTCCCCTACGCCGTCGGGCTGAATAACCATATGGGCAGCGCGATGACCTCCAACCTGTTTGGCATGCAGAAGGTGATGCAGGCCCTGGAGCGCTACAATCTCTATTTTCTCGACAGCGTCACCATCGGCAACACCCAGGCCATGCGCGCCGCCCAGGGCACCGGCGTAAAGGTGATTAAGCGCAAGGTATTTCTTGACGATACGCAGAACGAAGCCGATATCCGTAACCAGTTCAATCGCGCTGTCGCGCTGGCGCGACGCAACGGCTCGGCGATTGCTATTGGCCATCCGCATCCGACGACGGTGCGGGTGCTGCAGCAGATGGTCTATAACCTGCCGTCGGATATCACGCTGGTGCGCCCGAGCAGCCTGCTGAACGAGCCGCAGGTCGACAACTCGACGCCCAACTACGCTCAGCCGCCTGCGCAACAAACGCTGCCAGTGCAGCGGAAACCGCGTAATCCGTTCCATGGCGTGAAGTATTGCAAGCCGAAGCATCCACTGGAGCCCGTAAACGCCAGCCGCTTCTTCACTATCCTCAGCGACAGTATCAGCCAGAGCGCGCTGGTCCAGTACTATCGCCTCAAATGGCAGGGTTGGGACAATCCCGGCAACTAG
- the secB gene encoding protein-export chaperone SecB, translating into MSEQNSTEMTFQIQRIYTKDISFEAPNAPQVFQKDWQPEVKLDLDTASTQLAEGVYEVVLRVTVTASLGEETAFLCEVQQGGIFSIDGIEGTQMAHCLGAYCPNILFPYARECITSLVSRGTFPQLNLAPVNFDALFMNYLQQQAGEGAEQHQDA; encoded by the coding sequence ATGTCAGAACAAAACAGCACCGAAATGACCTTCCAGATCCAGCGTATCTATACCAAAGATATCTCTTTTGAAGCGCCGAATGCACCGCAAGTTTTCCAGAAAGACTGGCAGCCGGAAGTTAAACTTGATCTGGATACCGCCTCCACCCAGCTGGCTGAAGGCGTTTATGAAGTGGTGCTGCGTGTGACCGTGACCGCCTCGCTGGGCGAAGAAACCGCGTTCCTCTGTGAAGTACAGCAGGGCGGTATTTTCTCCATCGACGGCATCGAAGGCACCCAGATGGCGCACTGCCTCGGCGCATACTGCCCGAACATTCTGTTCCCGTACGCGCGCGAGTGCATCACCAGCCTGGTTTCCCGCGGTACCTTCCCGCAACTTAACCTTGCGCCAGTGAACTTCGACGCGCTGTTTATGAACTATCTGCAGCAGCAGGCTGGCGAAGGTGCAGAACAACATCAGGATGCCTGA
- a CDS encoding rhodanese-like domain-containing protein — MQEIMQFIGRHPVLSIAWIALLGAVLFTTFKGLMSKVKVITRGEATRLINKEDAVVVDLRQRDDFRKGHIAGAINLLPSDIKANNVGELEKHKSQPIIVVDGSGMQAQEPASALNKAGFEKVFVLKEGIAGWSGENLPLVRGK, encoded by the coding sequence ATGCAAGAAATTATGCAATTCATCGGCCGTCACCCGGTCCTGAGCATCGCGTGGATCGCGCTGCTGGGTGCGGTACTGTTCACCACCTTCAAGGGCCTGATGTCGAAAGTCAAAGTCATCACCCGTGGTGAAGCGACGCGTCTTATCAATAAAGAAGATGCGGTGGTGGTCGACCTGCGTCAGCGTGACGATTTCCGTAAAGGCCATATTGCCGGTGCTATCAACCTGTTGCCCAGCGATATCAAAGCCAATAACGTCGGCGAGTTGGAAAAACACAAATCGCAACCCATTATTGTGGTAGACGGTTCCGGCATGCAGGCGCAAGAGCCCGCCAGCGCGCTGAACAAAGCCGGGTTTGAAAAAGTCTTTGTACTGAAAGAGGGCATCGCAGGCTGGAGCGGCGAAAACCTTCCTCTGGTACGCGGCAAATAA
- the trmL gene encoding tRNA (uridine(34)/cytosine(34)/5-carboxymethylaminomethyluridine(34)-2'-O)-methyltransferase TrmL translates to MLNIVLFEPEIPPNTGNIIRLCANTGFNLHIIEPMGFTWDDKRLRRAGLDYHEFTAVQRHADYAAFLASAQPQRLFALTTKGTPAHSAVSYQDGDFLMFGPETRGLPASILDALPPEQKIRIPMMPDSRSMNLSNAVSVVVYEAWRQLGYPGAVLRS, encoded by the coding sequence ATGTTGAACATCGTCTTATTCGAACCAGAGATCCCGCCGAACACCGGCAATATTATTCGCCTGTGCGCCAACACCGGCTTCAATTTACATATCATTGAGCCAATGGGCTTTACCTGGGACGATAAGCGCCTGAGACGCGCCGGACTGGACTATCACGAGTTCACTGCCGTGCAGCGCCATGCGGATTACGCGGCGTTTCTCGCCAGCGCGCAGCCACAGCGGCTGTTCGCCCTGACCACCAAAGGCACACCGGCGCACAGCGCGGTGAGCTATCAGGATGGCGATTTCTTGATGTTTGGCCCGGAAACCCGCGGTCTGCCGGCCAGCATCCTCGATGCCCTGCCGCCGGAGCAGAAAATCCGTATTCCAATGATGCCGGACAGCCGCAGTATGAACCTGTCAAACGCGGTGTCGGTGGTGGTGTATGAAGCCTGGCGCCAGCTGGGATATCCAGGCGCGGTGTTGCGCAGCTAA
- a CDS encoding glycosyltransferase family 2 protein: MLKLSVCLLTCNSARLLREVLPPLLKVADECIVVDSGSTDDTVSICQQFGLTVHHHAYKAHGAQMNYAIGLASHDWVLCMDSDEILDNDVVAAIQALKAGEEPDPTCAWRLPRYWFVLGKQVRTIYPISSPDYPVRLFNRQQARFNDRPVDDQVVGHARSVKLPGFVRHDTFFSLHEVFNKLNSYTTRLVKYQQIKPSLTRGIVSAIGAFFKWYLFSGAWRYGKVGVVTGLYATFYSFLKYFKAWYAHEDNQAPVAQKRTDP; encoded by the coding sequence ATGCTTAAACTCTCCGTATGCTTACTAACCTGTAACTCTGCACGCCTGCTCAGGGAGGTGCTCCCGCCTTTGCTGAAGGTGGCCGATGAATGTATCGTTGTCGATTCCGGCAGTACAGACGACACAGTCTCTATTTGTCAGCAGTTTGGTCTTACCGTCCATCACCATGCCTACAAAGCTCACGGCGCGCAGATGAACTATGCTATCGGGCTGGCCAGCCATGACTGGGTGCTGTGCATGGACAGCGACGAAATTCTTGATAATGACGTGGTGGCGGCCATTCAGGCGCTAAAAGCGGGGGAGGAGCCCGACCCAACCTGTGCCTGGCGTCTGCCGCGCTACTGGTTTGTGCTTGGCAAACAGGTGCGGACGATCTACCCCATTTCCTCGCCGGATTACCCGGTGCGCCTCTTCAACCGCCAGCAGGCGCGTTTTAACGACCGGCCGGTGGATGACCAGGTGGTCGGCCACGCGCGCTCCGTTAAATTGCCGGGCTTCGTTCGCCATGACACCTTTTTTTCGCTGCATGAAGTGTTTAATAAGCTGAACAGCTATACCACCCGGCTGGTGAAGTACCAGCAGATCAAACCTTCGCTGACGCGGGGGATCGTCAGCGCCATTGGCGCTTTCTTTAAGTGGTATCTGTTTAGCGGAGCGTGGCGCTATGGCAAGGTCGGCGTGGTCACCGGGCTGTACGCCACGTTTTACAGCTTTCTCAAATATTTTAAGGCGTGGTACGCCCACGAAGATAATCAGGCGCCCGTCGCGCAAAAACGAACGGACCCCTGA
- the gpmM gene encoding 2,3-bisphosphoglycerate-independent phosphoglycerate mutase — translation MSVSKKPMVLVILDGYGYREEHQDNAIYSAKTPVMDALWAKRPHTLIDASGLEVGLPDRQMGNSEVGHVNLGAGRIVYQDLTRLDVEIKERTFFANPVLTAAVDKAVAAGKAVHIMGLMSPGGVHSHEDHIMAMVELAAERGAEKIYLHAFLDGRDTPPRSAEKTLAKFEAKFAALGKGRIASLIGRYYAMDRDNRWDRVEQAYDLLTLAKGEFQADTAVAGLQAAYARDENDEFVKATVIRAAGQADAAMEDGDALIFMNFRADRAREITRAFVNADFDGFARKKVVNLDFVMLTEYAADIKVACAYPPASLANTFGEWMAKHDKTQLRISETEKYAHVTFFFNGGVEEPFKGEERILINSPKVATYDLQPEMSSAELTEKLVAAIKGGKYDTIICNYPNGDMVGHTGVMEAAVKAVEALDHCIDQVAQAVESVGGQLLITADHGNAEQMRDPATGQAHTAHTNLPVPLIYVGNKAVKAVNGGKLSDIAPTMLSLMGMEIPQEMTGKPLFIVE, via the coding sequence ATGTCGGTTTCTAAAAAACCTATGGTACTGGTGATTCTGGATGGCTACGGCTATCGTGAAGAGCATCAGGATAACGCTATTTACAGCGCTAAAACGCCGGTAATGGACGCGCTGTGGGCCAAACGTCCGCATACCCTGATCGATGCATCCGGCCTCGAAGTCGGCCTGCCGGACCGTCAGATGGGCAACTCCGAAGTGGGCCACGTCAACCTGGGCGCCGGTCGTATCGTCTATCAGGACCTGACCCGTCTCGATGTGGAAATTAAAGAACGCACCTTCTTCGCCAACCCGGTACTCACCGCCGCGGTCGACAAAGCGGTTGCCGCCGGCAAAGCGGTCCACATCATGGGCCTGATGTCGCCGGGCGGCGTCCACAGCCACGAAGATCACATCATGGCGATGGTGGAGCTGGCGGCAGAGCGCGGCGCTGAGAAGATCTATCTCCACGCTTTCCTCGACGGTCGTGATACCCCGCCGCGCAGCGCGGAAAAAACGCTGGCAAAATTCGAAGCCAAATTTGCCGCGCTGGGCAAAGGCCGCATCGCGTCGCTCATCGGCCGCTATTACGCCATGGACCGCGACAACCGCTGGGACCGCGTTGAACAGGCCTATGACCTGCTGACCCTGGCCAAAGGCGAATTCCAGGCCGATACCGCCGTCGCCGGTCTGCAGGCCGCCTACGCCCGTGACGAAAACGACGAGTTCGTGAAAGCGACCGTTATCCGCGCAGCCGGCCAGGCCGATGCCGCGATGGAAGACGGCGACGCGCTGATCTTCATGAACTTCCGTGCTGACCGCGCGCGTGAAATCACCCGCGCCTTCGTCAATGCTGACTTCGACGGCTTCGCGCGTAAGAAAGTGGTTAATCTCGATTTCGTGATGCTCACCGAATACGCCGCCGACATCAAAGTCGCCTGCGCTTATCCGCCAGCCTCGCTGGCCAACACCTTCGGCGAGTGGATGGCGAAGCACGATAAAACCCAGCTGCGCATCTCCGAAACCGAGAAATACGCTCACGTCACCTTCTTCTTCAACGGCGGCGTAGAAGAGCCGTTTAAAGGCGAAGAGCGGATCCTGATTAACTCGCCGAAAGTGGCGACCTACGATCTGCAGCCGGAAATGAGCTCCGCCGAGCTGACCGAGAAACTGGTTGCGGCCATCAAGGGCGGCAAATACGACACCATCATCTGTAACTACCCGAACGGCGACATGGTTGGCCATACCGGGGTGATGGAAGCGGCAGTGAAAGCGGTTGAAGCGCTGGATCACTGCATCGACCAGGTCGCTCAGGCGGTGGAATCCGTTGGCGGCCAGCTGCTGATCACTGCCGACCACGGCAACGCCGAGCAGATGCGCGACCCGGCTACCGGCCAGGCGCATACCGCGCACACCAACCTGCCGGTTCCGCTGATCTACGTCGGTAATAAAGCGGTTAAAGCGGTCAACGGCGGTAAACTTTCCGACATCGCCCCGACCATGCTGTCGCTGATGGGAATGGAAATCCCGCAAGAGATGACTGGCAAGCCGCTGTTCATCGTGGAATAA
- the tdh gene encoding L-threonine 3-dehydrogenase, with amino-acid sequence MKALSKLKAEEGIWMTDVPEPEVGHNDLLIKIRKTAICGTDVHIYNWDEWSQKTIPVPMVVGHEYVGEVVGIGQEVRGFKIGDRVSGEGHITCGHCRNCRAGRTHLCRNTIGVGVNRPGCFAEYLVIPAFNAFKIPDNISDDLASIFDPFGNAVHTALSFDLVGEDVLVSGAGPIGVMAAAVAKHVGARNVVITDVNEYRLELARKMGVTRAVNVAKESLNDVMAELGMTEGFDVGLEMSGAPPAFRSMLDTMNHGGRIAMLGIPPSDMSIDWTKVIFKGLFIKGIYGREMFETWYKMAALIQSGLDLSPIITHRFGIDDFQKGFDAMRSGQSGKVVLSWE; translated from the coding sequence ATGAAAGCGTTATCCAAACTGAAAGCGGAAGAAGGCATCTGGATGACCGACGTACCGGAACCGGAAGTCGGCCATAACGATCTGCTGATTAAAATCCGCAAGACCGCCATTTGCGGGACCGACGTGCACATCTACAACTGGGATGAGTGGTCGCAGAAGACCATTCCGGTGCCGATGGTGGTCGGTCACGAATATGTCGGCGAAGTGGTCGGGATTGGTCAGGAAGTGCGCGGCTTTAAGATTGGCGACCGCGTCTCCGGTGAAGGGCATATTACCTGTGGCCACTGCCGCAACTGCCGCGCAGGCCGCACCCACCTGTGCCGCAACACCATCGGCGTGGGCGTCAACCGCCCTGGCTGCTTTGCTGAGTATCTGGTGATCCCGGCCTTTAACGCCTTTAAGATTCCCGACAATATCTCTGATGATCTGGCGTCTATTTTCGACCCGTTCGGCAACGCCGTGCACACCGCGCTCTCCTTCGATCTGGTGGGGGAAGATGTGCTGGTCTCCGGCGCCGGCCCGATCGGCGTGATGGCGGCGGCGGTGGCGAAACATGTCGGCGCGCGTAATGTGGTGATCACCGACGTCAACGAGTACCGTCTGGAGCTGGCGCGCAAAATGGGCGTCACCCGCGCGGTGAACGTGGCCAAAGAGAGTCTCAACGACGTGATGGCTGAGCTGGGCATGACCGAAGGTTTCGATGTGGGTCTGGAAATGTCCGGTGCGCCGCCGGCGTTTCGCAGCATGCTCGATACCATGAACCACGGCGGCCGTATTGCGATGCTGGGTATCCCACCGTCGGATATGTCCATCGACTGGACCAAGGTCATCTTCAAGGGGCTGTTTATTAAAGGTATCTATGGTCGCGAAATGTTCGAAACCTGGTACAAGATGGCGGCGCTGATCCAGTCTGGCCTCGACCTTTCGCCGATCATTACCCACCGCTTCGGCATTGACGACTTCCAGAAGGGCTTCGATGCGATGCGATCCGGCCAGTCCGGAAAAGTGGTATTGAGCTGGGAATAA
- the envC gene encoding murein hydrolase activator EnvC: MRGKATYSTTWIATAVRSVLYASALSAGVLLCASSAHADDRDQLKSIQADIAAKQRAIKQQQQQRASLLAQLKAQEEAIAAATRKLRETQDTLNQLNKQIDEMNATLAKLERQRASQERNLAAQLDAAFRQGPHTGIQMVLSGEEGQRNQRMQVYFSYFNQARQETIAELKKTREEMAVQKSMLEEKQSQQQTLVYEQKAQQAKLEQARNERKKTLSGLESSIQQGQQQLSEMRANESRLRGRIAQAEAAAKARADREARDAQAVRDRQQEASRKGTTYKPTESERSLMSRTGGLGSPRGQAFWPVRGPLLHRYGEQLQGELRWKGMVIAASEGTEVRAIADGRVILADWLQGYGLVVVVEHGKGDMSLYGYNQSALVSVGTQVRAGQPIALVGSSGGQGRPSLYFEIRRQGQAVNPQPWLGR; encoded by the coding sequence ATGAGGGGAAAGGCGACGTATTCAACTACATGGATCGCAACGGCAGTTCGATCCGTCCTTTACGCCAGCGCGCTCAGCGCTGGCGTATTGCTGTGCGCGTCATCTGCTCACGCCGACGATCGCGATCAGCTAAAGTCTATTCAGGCCGATATCGCCGCGAAGCAGCGGGCGATTAAGCAACAGCAGCAGCAGCGCGCGAGCCTGCTTGCCCAGCTCAAAGCGCAGGAAGAGGCGATCGCCGCCGCAACCCGCAAACTCCGCGAAACCCAGGATACCCTGAACCAGCTCAATAAGCAGATTGACGAGATGAACGCCACGCTCGCAAAGCTGGAGCGCCAGCGCGCGTCTCAGGAGCGTAATCTCGCCGCGCAGCTCGATGCCGCGTTCCGTCAGGGGCCACACACCGGTATCCAGATGGTGCTCAGCGGTGAAGAAGGTCAGCGCAACCAGCGGATGCAGGTCTATTTCAGCTACTTCAACCAGGCCCGTCAGGAGACCATCGCGGAGCTGAAGAAAACGCGTGAAGAGATGGCTGTCCAGAAGTCGATGCTCGAAGAGAAGCAGAGCCAACAGCAGACGCTGGTCTACGAGCAAAAAGCCCAGCAGGCGAAGCTGGAGCAAGCACGTAACGAACGGAAAAAGACCCTTTCCGGACTCGAGTCCTCCATTCAGCAGGGTCAGCAACAGCTAAGCGAAATGCGGGCTAACGAATCGCGCCTACGCGGTCGTATTGCCCAGGCGGAAGCTGCCGCCAAAGCCCGCGCCGATCGGGAAGCACGCGACGCGCAGGCGGTGCGCGACCGCCAGCAGGAAGCGTCGCGCAAAGGCACCACCTATAAACCAACGGAAAGCGAGCGTTCGCTGATGTCACGCACCGGCGGGCTGGGCTCGCCGCGCGGTCAGGCATTCTGGCCGGTTCGCGGTCCTCTCCTTCATCGATATGGCGAACAGCTGCAAGGTGAACTACGTTGGAAAGGGATGGTTATCGCCGCGTCTGAAGGCACCGAAGTCAGAGCCATTGCCGATGGTCGGGTCATTCTGGCCGACTGGCTGCAGGGTTATGGTCTGGTGGTGGTGGTCGAACATGGCAAAGGCGACATGAGCCTGTATGGCTATAACCAAAGCGCGCTGGTCAGCGTCGGTACGCAGGTTCGTGCCGGCCAGCCTATCGCGCTCGTAGGCAGCAGCGGCGGTCAGGGCCGTCCGTCGCTCTATTTCGAAATTCGCCGCCAGGGTCAGGCGGTCAATCCACAGCCGTGGTTGGGAAGATAA
- the gpsA gene encoding NAD(P)H-dependent glycerol-3-phosphate dehydrogenase has product MNALNAAMTVIGAGSYGTALAITLARNGHHVVLWGHDPKHIATLQHDRCNAAFLPDVPFPDTLHLESDLATALAASRDILVVVPSHVFGQVLRQIKPLMRPDARLVWATKGLEAETGRLLQDVAREALGDDIPLAVISGPTFAKELAAGLPTAISLAATDPQFAEDLQHLLHCGKSFRVYINPDFIGVQLGGAVKNVIAIGAGMSDGIGFGANARTALITRGLVEMSRLGAALGADPETFMGMAGLGDLVLTCTDNQSRNRRFGMMLGQGMDVQSAQEKIGQVVEGYRNTKEVRVLAQRLGVEMPITEEIYQVLYCGKIAREAALTLLGRARKDERSSN; this is encoded by the coding sequence ATGAACGCACTTAATGCTGCAATGACTGTGATCGGTGCCGGCTCTTACGGCACCGCTCTTGCCATTACCCTGGCAAGAAATGGCCACCACGTTGTGCTGTGGGGCCATGACCCGAAACATATCGCGACGCTGCAACACGATCGCTGCAACGCCGCGTTCCTTCCCGATGTGCCTTTCCCCGACACGCTGCATCTTGAAAGCGACCTGGCCACCGCGCTGGCCGCCAGCCGCGACATCCTTGTCGTGGTACCAAGCCATGTGTTCGGTCAGGTGTTACGCCAGATTAAACCGCTGATGCGTCCCGACGCGCGGCTGGTGTGGGCGACCAAGGGACTGGAGGCCGAAACCGGCCGCCTGCTACAGGACGTGGCGCGTGAAGCGCTGGGCGACGACATCCCGCTGGCGGTGATCTCCGGGCCAACCTTCGCCAAAGAGCTGGCCGCCGGCCTGCCGACGGCGATTTCGCTGGCGGCGACGGATCCGCAGTTTGCCGAGGATCTGCAGCACCTGCTGCACTGCGGCAAAAGCTTCCGCGTCTACATCAACCCGGACTTTATCGGCGTGCAGCTCGGCGGCGCGGTGAAAAACGTCATTGCCATCGGGGCGGGCATGTCGGACGGCATCGGCTTCGGCGCCAATGCGCGTACGGCGCTGATTACCCGCGGCCTGGTGGAAATGTCCCGTCTCGGCGCGGCGCTGGGCGCCGATCCGGAAACCTTTATGGGCATGGCCGGCCTCGGTGACCTGGTGCTTACCTGCACCGACAACCAGTCCCGTAACCGCCGCTTCGGCATGATGCTCGGCCAGGGGATGGACGTGCAAAGCGCTCAGGAAAAGATTGGCCAGGTGGTTGAAGGCTACCGCAATACCAAGGAAGTTCGCGTTCTGGCACAGCGTTTAGGTGTCGAAATGCCAATAACCGAGGAAATTTATCAGGTATTGTATTGCGGAAAAATTGCGCGCGAGGCAGCATTGACCTTATTGGGTCGCGCCCGCAAGGACGAGCGCAGCAGCAATTAG